A single window of Vicinamibacterales bacterium DNA harbors:
- the thiE gene encoding thiamine phosphate synthase, translating to MLDPLYAIVDVPLCRERQLEPLAILDAFLAGGARLIQLRDKSPSSRDRLALADAAVARARAAGARLIVNDRADVARLSGADGVHVGQDDLGVEEVRAILGPDAIVGVSTHDEPQIEQAWRTTATYLAVGPIYSTTTKDTGYTARGLALVRRAAGGGKPVVAIGGMTIERAREAIEAGAASVAVISDLLRGDPADAVRAFRRRLGAAGSGR from the coding sequence TTGCTCGATCCCCTGTACGCGATCGTCGACGTCCCTCTCTGCCGCGAACGGCAGCTCGAGCCGCTCGCCATCCTCGACGCCTTCCTCGCCGGCGGCGCGCGGCTGATTCAACTCCGGGACAAGTCGCCGTCCTCACGCGACCGCCTGGCGCTGGCCGACGCCGCCGTGGCTCGCGCCCGCGCCGCCGGTGCGCGCCTGATCGTCAACGATCGCGCTGACGTCGCGCGGCTGTCCGGCGCGGACGGCGTGCACGTGGGGCAGGACGATCTCGGCGTCGAAGAGGTGCGCGCAATCCTCGGCCCCGACGCCATCGTCGGCGTCTCCACGCACGACGAGCCGCAGATCGAACAGGCCTGGCGTACGACGGCGACCTACCTCGCCGTCGGCCCGATCTACTCGACGACCACGAAGGACACGGGATACACGGCGCGCGGGCTGGCGCTCGTCCGGCGGGCCGCCGGCGGCGGCAAACCGGTGGTGGCGATCGGCGGGATGACCATCGAACGCGCCCGCGAGGCGATCGAGGCGGGCGCTGCGTCCGTCGCGGTGATCTCCGACCTGCTGCGCGGCGATCCCGCTGACGCGGTGCGCGCGTTCAGACGCCGGCTCGGTGCAGCGGGAAGCGGACGATGA
- a CDS encoding tetratricopeptide repeat protein: MAENPRIEELRRRVQLDPASIAFAALAEEFRRMGRYEEAIETCRAGLQRHPAYLSARVTLGRALIETGEYDAARDELDTVLRSAPENLAAIRGLAQIHERLGHSTEMDPHLAAMMNAEVERVALAAATAAQTPAPPAPVERVAVPAPAPVAVPALDHPAAEETLDLDGPVELAGPDPATLAALARLERFLVAIDAARHL; this comes from the coding sequence ATGGCGGAGAATCCTCGCATAGAGGAGCTGCGACGCCGGGTCCAACTGGATCCGGCGTCGATTGCCTTTGCGGCGCTCGCCGAGGAGTTCCGCCGCATGGGCCGGTACGAGGAGGCGATCGAGACCTGCCGTGCCGGACTCCAGCGGCACCCGGCGTATCTCTCGGCGCGCGTCACGCTCGGGCGCGCCCTGATCGAGACCGGGGAGTACGACGCCGCGCGCGACGAGCTCGACACCGTGCTGCGGTCGGCGCCGGAAAACCTCGCCGCGATCCGCGGCCTCGCCCAGATCCACGAGCGGCTCGGCCACTCCACCGAGATGGATCCCCATCTCGCGGCGATGATGAACGCGGAAGTCGAGCGCGTCGCGCTGGCGGCCGCCACCGCCGCCCAGACGCCGGCGCCTCCCGCGCCGGTGGAACGCGTCGCCGTCCCGGCCCCGGCACCAGTCGCCGTCCCGGCACTCGATCATCCGGCCGCTGAGGAGACCCTGGATCTCGACGGGCCGGTGGAGCTCGCCGGTCCAGACCCGGCGACGCTTGCGGCGCTCGCGCGCCTCGAACGCTTCCTCGTCGCCATCGACGCCGCGCGGCACCTGTGA
- a CDS encoding PKD domain-containing protein produces MATKFLRIVPGLAAAALLVSGCTVKKQETPPLSGPSELSTAITIQASPDFVAQDGASQSLVTITARDQNAQPIRSQSLRVDLRVGGVPVDFGTLSARSVVTDANGRATVVYTAPPAPGAPVPATDVQIVVTPTGTDFQNDVGRSATIRVVPTGVVVPPRGSVTPDFTFTPAAPNDNEPVLFDASASKSSTGTIVQWLWNFDDGSTGSGERVTHAFRSAGTKNVRLTVVDSIGATESITKSVTIGQGALPTATIVTSPSAPVVGQTVNFNASTSRPAPGRTIRSYDWDFGDGSTGSGATVQHAYATAGTFTVVLTVTDDAGRFATATTSISVGTGLPTADFTFSPASPTVGAAVNFDGGGSVASTGRTIVSYSWSFGDGTTGSGVTTSKVYGAAGTYTVRLTVTDDQGKTSFITRTITVS; encoded by the coding sequence ATGGCCACCAAATTTCTCCGAATCGTGCCGGGTCTCGCCGCCGCCGCGCTGCTCGTCAGCGGCTGCACGGTGAAGAAGCAGGAAACGCCGCCGCTCAGCGGGCCCTCCGAGCTCAGCACCGCGATCACCATCCAGGCGTCGCCTGATTTCGTCGCGCAGGACGGCGCGTCGCAGTCGCTCGTCACGATCACGGCGCGCGATCAGAATGCGCAGCCGATCCGCAGCCAGTCGCTCCGCGTCGATCTCCGCGTCGGCGGCGTGCCGGTCGATTTCGGCACCCTGTCGGCGCGCAGCGTCGTCACCGACGCGAACGGCCGCGCGACCGTCGTCTACACCGCGCCGCCCGCGCCGGGCGCGCCGGTGCCCGCGACCGACGTGCAGATCGTCGTCACCCCGACCGGGACCGACTTCCAGAACGATGTCGGCCGCTCCGCGACGATCCGCGTCGTGCCGACCGGCGTCGTGGTGCCGCCGCGCGGCAGCGTCACGCCGGACTTCACCTTCACGCCGGCCGCGCCGAACGACAACGAGCCGGTGCTGTTCGACGCCTCGGCCAGCAAGTCCTCGACCGGCACGATCGTCCAGTGGCTGTGGAACTTCGACGACGGCTCGACCGGGTCGGGCGAGCGCGTGACGCACGCGTTCCGCTCCGCCGGCACGAAGAACGTCCGGCTGACGGTCGTCGACAGCATCGGCGCGACCGAGTCGATCACCAAGTCGGTGACGATCGGCCAGGGCGCGCTGCCGACGGCCACCATCGTCACGTCGCCCAGCGCACCGGTGGTCGGGCAGACCGTGAACTTCAACGCCTCCACGTCGCGGCCGGCGCCGGGACGCACGATCCGCAGCTACGACTGGGACTTCGGCGACGGCTCGACCGGCAGCGGCGCGACCGTGCAGCACGCATACGCCACGGCCGGCACCTTCACCGTCGTGCTGACGGTCACCGACGATGCGGGGCGGTTCGCGACGGCGACGACGAGCATCTCGGTCGGCACCGGGCTGCCGACGGCAGACTTCACGTTCTCGCCGGCGTCGCCGACCGTCGGCGCGGCCGTGAACTTCGACGGCGGCGGATCGGTGGCGTCCACCGGCCGCACCATCGTCAGCTATAGTTGGTCGTTCGGCGACGGCACGACCGGCTCCGGCGTGACCACCTCGAAGGTCTACGGCGCCGCCGGGACCTACACCGTGCGCCTGACCGTCACGGACGATCAGGGCAAGACGAGCTTCATCACACGGACGATCACCGTGTCGTGA
- the accB gene encoding acetyl-CoA carboxylase biotin carboxyl carrier protein: protein MDFADIEKILELVREHELAEFELERDGLKVRVRKAGAPTFHAVAQPAPLVLPAPNLAAPPPAAAALPAAVAARPDDAESLELAVVKSPIVGTFYRSPEPGAPSFVEVGQRVKKDQVLCIIEAMKLMNEITSEYDGEIVTAYVENGKPVQYGERLFAIKTS from the coding sequence ATGGACTTTGCTGATATTGAGAAGATCCTGGAATTGGTGCGCGAGCACGAGCTCGCCGAATTTGAGCTCGAACGCGACGGCTTGAAGGTACGCGTCCGGAAGGCCGGCGCGCCGACGTTCCATGCCGTGGCGCAGCCGGCGCCCTTGGTGCTGCCGGCGCCCAATCTAGCGGCGCCGCCGCCCGCGGCCGCCGCGCTTCCCGCTGCCGTCGCGGCCCGCCCCGACGACGCGGAATCGCTCGAGCTGGCGGTGGTGAAATCGCCGATCGTCGGCACCTTCTACCGGTCGCCCGAGCCGGGCGCGCCCTCCTTCGTCGAGGTCGGCCAGCGGGTCAAGAAGGATCAGGTCCTCTGCATCATCGAAGCGATGAAGCTCATGAACGAGATCACGTCGGAATACGACGGCGAAATCGTGACCGCGTACGTCGAGAACGGGAAGCCTGTCCAGTACGGTGAGCGTTTGTTTGCCATCAAGACAAGCTGA
- a CDS encoding Xaa-Pro peptidase family protein, whose translation MSLPPATVSTRLTHVRDHVRAAELDALVVTHLPNLRYLTGFSGSAGAAVLMPRRCLLLVDFRYVTAANDLAGALDGLVTVETFDRSYDEAIVDVLRRERSVRIGVEAAYLPVSRFNAISSALAARSPLPVESLTAAPALVATERIVERARLIKDAAEVETLREAGRRLGRLALDVPRLVREGRTELDIAAEIETALRLAGFSRPAFETIVASGPNSALPHARPTDRPIRAGEPTVLDFGGVYDGYCVDLTRTVQLGAVSGRQAALFAAVREAQDAAIRTVRPGVAASTIDAAARSVLERHGLGEAFGHGTGHGLGLEVHEEPRIARQSPRLPDQVIEPGMVFTIEPGAYVPGIGGVRIEDDVLVTADGCEVLTRPN comes from the coding sequence GTGAGCCTGCCTCCCGCCACAGTCAGCACGAGGCTGACGCACGTACGCGATCATGTGCGCGCCGCCGAACTCGACGCGCTGGTCGTGACCCACCTGCCGAACCTGCGCTATCTCACCGGCTTTTCGGGATCCGCCGGAGCCGCCGTGCTGATGCCGCGCCGCTGTCTGTTGCTGGTCGATTTCCGCTACGTCACGGCGGCGAACGACCTGGCCGGCGCGCTGGACGGGCTCGTGACGGTGGAAACCTTCGACCGGTCGTACGACGAGGCCATCGTGGACGTGCTGCGGCGCGAGCGTTCGGTCCGGATCGGCGTCGAGGCGGCGTATCTGCCGGTCAGCCGGTTCAACGCGATCTCGAGCGCGCTCGCGGCCCGATCGCCGCTGCCGGTCGAGAGCCTCACGGCGGCGCCGGCGCTCGTCGCGACGGAGCGGATCGTGGAGCGGGCCCGTCTGATCAAGGATGCGGCCGAGGTCGAGACGCTTCGGGAGGCGGGGCGGCGGCTCGGCCGGCTGGCGTTGGACGTGCCGCGTCTTGTCAGGGAGGGGCGGACCGAGCTCGATATCGCCGCCGAGATAGAGACCGCCCTGCGCCTGGCGGGCTTCAGCCGGCCGGCCTTCGAGACGATAGTCGCATCGGGGCCCAACAGCGCCCTGCCGCACGCGCGGCCCACCGACCGGCCCATCCGGGCGGGGGAGCCCACCGTGCTGGACTTTGGGGGCGTCTACGACGGATACTGTGTGGATCTTACGCGTACCGTTCAGCTTGGGGCCGTTTCCGGCCGCCAGGCGGCGTTGTTCGCGGCCGTTCGGGAAGCGCAGGACGCTGCCATCCGAACGGTTCGCCCGGGGGTGGCGGCCAGTACCATCGATGCCGCGGCCCGCTCGGTGCTGGAACGGCACGGGCTGGGGGAGGCGTTCGGTCATGGGACCGGTCACGGTCTCGGGCTCGAGGTCCACGAGGAGCCGCGAATCGCCCGCCAGTCACCGCGCCTTCCCGACCAGGTGATCGAGCCGGGCATGGTGTTTACGATCGAGCCGGGCGCCTACGTCCCCGGCATCGGCGGTGTGCGGATTGAGGACGACGTGCTCGTCACGGCTGACGGGTGCGAAGTGCTGACGAGACCGAACTGA
- a CDS encoding sensor histidine kinase — protein sequence MRRVRLGTILTTFVLVTSVPLAALAGWLTWTSGTQQQQLIHAQNIEKVRAVSAAIDLEVERTMGALVALSTLDPIDQADLRHFVTIAARLLPIHPSWQAVRLIDPQVRVIASTLPDDAVSGDTEWIHRIVQTRRGAVSTVRRSPAGAWVVNIGVPVVRGGTVQYVLASRVAAQALTDSLRRQQAPEGGVLTLLDVEQTIVARTRNAELYVGGKPTADFIDRARNAPAGSWRTVLLEGVPAYSAWFRSPVTGWTVGLGMPSEAVDRALRGRTAAIIAAGIGTLGVGLSIALVLGRRIVRAETGAAEAAKALARGEPVPVVRSTIVELDELGIALREAAGILEQRLRERDAAAEALSRAKDNFIATVSHELRTPLNAIYGWVAMLRTGSLDPARQQHALEVIERNARAQSQVVEDLLDMSSIIHGRLRLEAEPVDLAAVVRSAVEVSAPTADRRRATITVRDPGEPVVVAGDPARLQQIVWNLIANALKFTPADGSVDVGVSIAGENAVVTVKDNGEGIGAEFLPHVFDRFRQESDQVTRQHSGLGIGLALARTLTELHGGTIEAHSDGKGHGATFIVRFPLHRAGV from the coding sequence ATGCGGCGGGTCCGGCTCGGCACCATCCTCACCACGTTCGTCCTCGTGACGTCGGTTCCCCTCGCCGCCCTCGCCGGCTGGCTGACGTGGACGTCCGGCACGCAGCAGCAGCAGTTGATCCACGCCCAGAACATCGAAAAGGTGCGGGCGGTCTCCGCCGCCATCGACCTCGAAGTCGAGCGGACGATGGGAGCGCTCGTCGCGCTCAGCACCCTGGATCCGATCGATCAGGCCGACCTGCGCCACTTCGTCACCATTGCCGCGCGGCTGCTCCCGATTCATCCCTCGTGGCAGGCGGTGCGGCTGATCGATCCGCAGGTCAGGGTCATCGCCAGCACCCTGCCCGACGACGCGGTCTCGGGCGATACGGAGTGGATCCACCGGATCGTGCAGACCCGGCGCGGCGCGGTGTCGACCGTCCGCCGTTCGCCGGCCGGCGCCTGGGTCGTCAACATCGGCGTGCCGGTCGTTCGGGGCGGCACGGTCCAGTACGTGCTGGCGTCCCGTGTCGCCGCGCAGGCCCTGACCGATTCGCTGCGGCGCCAGCAGGCCCCGGAAGGGGGCGTGCTGACACTGCTCGACGTCGAGCAGACGATCGTCGCCCGGACACGGAACGCGGAACTGTACGTCGGCGGCAAGCCGACGGCGGATTTCATCGACCGCGCGCGCAACGCGCCGGCCGGCAGCTGGCGTACGGTGCTGCTCGAAGGCGTGCCCGCCTACTCGGCGTGGTTTCGATCCCCGGTGACAGGGTGGACGGTCGGGCTCGGCATGCCCTCGGAGGCGGTGGACCGTGCCCTTCGCGGGCGAACCGCCGCGATCATCGCCGCGGGAATCGGAACGCTCGGCGTGGGACTGTCGATCGCGCTGGTGCTCGGGCGCCGCATCGTCCGTGCCGAGACCGGCGCCGCCGAGGCCGCCAAGGCGCTGGCGCGCGGCGAACCGGTTCCGGTCGTGCGATCCACGATCGTCGAGCTCGACGAGCTCGGCATCGCGCTGCGCGAGGCGGCGGGGATTCTCGAGCAGCGGCTCCGCGAGCGCGACGCCGCGGCGGAGGCGCTGAGCCGCGCCAAGGACAATTTCATCGCCACGGTCTCGCACGAGCTGCGCACGCCGCTGAACGCCATCTACGGGTGGGTCGCGATGCTTCGCACCGGCAGCCTCGATCCGGCGCGGCAGCAGCACGCGCTCGAGGTGATCGAACGCAACGCGCGCGCGCAGTCACAGGTGGTCGAAGACCTGCTCGACATGTCGAGCATCATCCACGGCCGGCTGCGTCTCGAAGCGGAGCCGGTGGATCTGGCGGCGGTGGTGCGTTCGGCGGTCGAGGTCAGCGCGCCGACGGCCGACCGTCGCCGGGCCACGATCACCGTCCGCGATCCCGGAGAGCCGGTGGTCGTCGCCGGCGACCCGGCGCGCCTGCAGCAGATCGTCTGGAACCTGATCGCGAACGCGTTGAAGTTCACGCCCGCCGACGGCAGCGTCGACGTCGGCGTCTCCATCGCCGGCGAGAACGCGGTCGTCACCGTCAAGGACAACGGCGAAGGCATCGGCGCCGAATTCCTGCCTCACGTGTTCGATCGCTTCCGGCAGGAGAGCGATCAGGTCACGCGCCAGCATTCCGGGCTGGGCATCGGCCTGGCGCTGGCCAGGACGCTGACCGAACTGCACGGGGGAACGATCGAGGCCCACAGCGACGGCAAGGGGCACGGCGCCACCTTCATCGTCCGCTTCCCGCTGCACCGAGCCGGCGTCTGA
- the accC gene encoding acetyl-CoA carboxylase biotin carboxylase subunit, which produces MFKKILIANRGEIALRIIYACRELGIKTVAVYSEADENSLHVRFADEDVCIGPPRSADSYLSVPAIISAAEITGADAIHPGYGFLSESAYLAEVCEACHIKFIGPSPNVIRLLGDKARARRAMRKAGVPILPGSEGPVDSEEKALKVTKELGLPVIIKAVAGGGGRGMRVIRDIKELSKALKTAQREAEAAFGVGDVYIEKYVEHPRHIEFQVLGDHHGAVVHLGERECSIQRRHQKLIEEGPSVAVTDKMRRKLGGTVVDAARAVQYTNAGTFEFLLDDKQNFYFLEVNTRVQVEHPVTEFVTGVDIVKEQIRIAAGERLSVKQGDITFTGHAIECRVNAEDPDTFAPSPGVIHAFSVPGGPGVRVDTFAHSECTVSPYYDSMIAKIIVHGRDRQEAIARMRRTLEMTVIDGIKTSIPLHLKILADKDFVAGKLSTSFMERYVVEKKTTVSKLAETA; this is translated from the coding sequence ATGTTCAAGAAAATCCTCATCGCCAACCGCGGCGAAATTGCGCTGCGCATCATCTACGCCTGCCGCGAGCTGGGCATCAAGACCGTCGCCGTCTATTCCGAGGCGGATGAGAACTCGCTGCACGTCCGGTTCGCCGACGAGGACGTCTGCATCGGGCCGCCGCGCAGCGCCGACAGCTACCTGAGCGTTCCGGCGATCATCAGCGCCGCCGAGATCACCGGCGCCGACGCCATCCATCCCGGCTACGGCTTCCTTTCGGAGAGCGCCTACCTCGCCGAAGTGTGCGAGGCGTGCCACATCAAGTTCATCGGTCCCTCGCCGAACGTCATCCGCCTGCTCGGCGACAAGGCGCGGGCGCGGCGGGCGATGCGGAAGGCCGGCGTCCCGATCCTGCCGGGCAGCGAAGGGCCGGTGGACAGCGAAGAGAAGGCGCTCAAGGTCACCAAGGAACTGGGGCTGCCCGTCATCATCAAGGCGGTGGCCGGCGGCGGCGGGCGCGGCATGCGCGTCATCCGCGACATCAAGGAGCTGTCGAAGGCGCTCAAGACCGCGCAGCGCGAAGCGGAAGCGGCCTTCGGGGTCGGCGACGTCTACATCGAGAAGTACGTCGAGCACCCGCGCCACATCGAATTCCAGGTGCTCGGCGATCATCACGGCGCGGTCGTCCATCTCGGCGAGCGCGAATGCTCCATCCAGCGCCGGCATCAGAAGCTGATCGAGGAAGGCCCGTCGGTGGCGGTGACCGACAAGATGCGGCGCAAGCTCGGCGGCACCGTGGTCGACGCCGCCCGCGCGGTGCAGTACACCAACGCCGGGACCTTCGAGTTCCTGCTCGACGACAAGCAGAACTTCTACTTCCTGGAAGTGAACACGCGCGTGCAGGTCGAGCACCCGGTCACCGAGTTCGTGACCGGCGTCGACATCGTGAAGGAGCAGATCCGGATCGCCGCGGGGGAGCGGCTCTCGGTGAAGCAGGGAGACATCACCTTCACCGGACACGCCATCGAGTGCCGCGTCAACGCGGAAGACCCCGACACCTTCGCCCCCTCGCCGGGCGTCATCCACGCCTTCAGCGTGCCGGGGGGCCCCGGCGTCCGCGTCGACACCTTCGCGCACTCGGAGTGCACGGTTTCTCCCTACTACGATTCGATGATCGCCAAGATCATCGTCCACGGCCGGGATCGCCAGGAGGCGATCGCGCGGATGCGGCGCACGCTCGAGATGACCGTCATCGACGGCATCAAGACGTCGATTCCGCTCCATCTCAAGATCCTGGCCGACAAGGACTTCGTCGCCGGCAAGCTCAGCACCTCCTTCATGGAGCGCTACGTCGTCGAAAAAAAAACGACGGTCAGTAAGCTGGCGGAGACGGCGTAA
- a CDS encoding amino acid permease — MSIWATKPIDQLKAEAADTGHGLKRVLGPGNLVSLGVGAIIGTGIFVLTGQAAAAHAGPAIVISMVLAGVASALAGLCYAEFASTVPIAGSAYTYGYATLGEFIAWIIGWDLILEYALGAATVAVGWSGYVVSFLHDLGIEFPAALSAAPGTAVTLADGNVVTAVFNLPAVIITVLVTLLLVVGIQESASVNNVIVVVKVAVVLLVIASGAMFVNTANWHPFIPENTGTFGEFGWSGIMRGAGVIFFAYIGFDAVSTAAQEARNPQRDMPIGILGSLVVCTLLYILVSAVMVGLVPYQQLGVAAPMAVAIDAAKAQAGTGFMASLMNVMPYIVKLGAIAGLSSVMVVMMLGQPRIFMSMAQDGLLPRWAAKIHPKFRTPYITTIITGVVVSLAAGFTPIRILGELVSIGTLLAFVIVSLGIIVLRKKRPDLERPFKTPMVPAVPILSALVSLALMASLPKETWERLVIWMVIGVVLYFLYGYRNSVLRHGAARAAAAPR, encoded by the coding sequence ATGTCAATTTGGGCGACTAAACCGATCGACCAGCTGAAGGCCGAAGCGGCGGATACCGGCCATGGGCTCAAACGGGTGCTGGGTCCCGGGAATCTCGTTTCGCTCGGCGTCGGCGCGATCATCGGGACCGGCATTTTCGTCCTGACCGGGCAGGCTGCGGCGGCGCACGCCGGCCCCGCCATCGTGATCTCGATGGTGCTGGCCGGAGTCGCGAGCGCGCTGGCGGGGCTGTGTTACGCGGAGTTCGCGTCCACGGTGCCGATCGCCGGCTCGGCGTACACCTATGGCTACGCCACGCTCGGCGAGTTCATCGCCTGGATCATCGGCTGGGACCTGATCCTCGAATACGCGCTCGGCGCCGCCACGGTCGCGGTCGGCTGGTCCGGCTACGTGGTCAGCTTCCTGCACGATCTCGGCATCGAGTTCCCGGCGGCGCTCAGCGCCGCGCCGGGCACGGCAGTGACCCTGGCCGACGGGAACGTGGTCACCGCGGTGTTCAACCTGCCGGCGGTGATCATCACCGTGCTGGTCACGCTGCTCCTGGTCGTCGGCATCCAGGAGTCCGCGAGCGTCAACAACGTCATCGTCGTCGTCAAGGTGGCGGTGGTGCTGCTGGTGATCGCGAGCGGCGCGATGTTCGTGAACACGGCCAACTGGCACCCGTTCATCCCGGAGAACACCGGCACCTTCGGCGAGTTCGGCTGGAGCGGCATCATGCGCGGGGCAGGTGTCATCTTCTTCGCCTACATCGGATTCGACGCCGTGTCGACGGCGGCGCAGGAAGCGCGGAACCCGCAGCGCGACATGCCGATCGGCATCCTGGGCTCGCTGGTCGTCTGCACGCTGCTGTACATCCTCGTGTCCGCGGTCATGGTCGGCCTGGTGCCGTATCAGCAGCTCGGCGTCGCGGCGCCGATGGCGGTCGCGATCGACGCCGCGAAGGCGCAGGCCGGCACCGGGTTCATGGCCAGCCTGATGAACGTGATGCCCTACATCGTCAAGCTGGGCGCGATTGCCGGGCTGAGCTCGGTCATGGTGGTCATGATGCTGGGCCAGCCGCGCATCTTCATGTCGATGGCGCAGGACGGCCTGCTCCCGCGGTGGGCGGCGAAGATTCATCCGAAGTTCCGCACCCCGTACATCACCACGATCATCACCGGCGTCGTCGTGTCGCTGGCGGCCGGCTTCACGCCGATCCGGATCCTCGGCGAGCTGGTCAGCATCGGCACGCTGCTGGCGTTCGTCATCGTCTCGCTCGGGATCATCGTGCTGCGCAAGAAGCGCCCCGATCTCGAACGGCCGTTCAAGACGCCGATGGTGCCGGCCGTCCCGATCCTCTCCGCGCTGGTGTCGCTGGCCCTGATGGCCAGCCTGCCGAAGGAGACCTGGGAGCGGCTGGTCATCTGGATGGTGATCGGGGTGGTGCTGTATTTCCTCTACGGGTACAGGAACAGCGTGCTGCGTCACGGAGCGGCCCGGGCGGCCGCGGCGCCGCGCTGA
- a CDS encoding bifunctional 5,10-methylenetetrahydrofolate dehydrogenase/5,10-methenyltetrahydrofolate cyclohydrolase: MSAKLIDGTAIGAAIRAEAQPAVQAFTLRAGRPPGLGIVLVGDNPASEVYVRNKVKAGTDAGLWVDLQRLPATASLDALLALVERLNRSAAHDGILVQSPLPAGMGKHAAQRVFDAIDPAKDVDGFHPVNVGKLVQGRAHLKPCTPSGVIEMLDRSGITLAGAHAVVIGRSEIVGKPMAMLLLQRDATVTICHSKTPNLAAVAAGADILVAAIGRPALVTRDFIKPGATVVDVGTTPITDRARIEQIFGAGSPRLEAFAKRGSIVVGDVHPSAAEVAGALTPVPGGVGPLTIAMLLKNTIAAAEARGR; this comes from the coding sequence ATGAGCGCGAAGTTGATCGACGGGACGGCCATCGGCGCGGCGATTCGCGCGGAAGCGCAGCCGGCTGTCCAGGCCTTCACCCTGCGGGCGGGGCGGCCGCCGGGGCTCGGGATCGTGCTGGTCGGCGACAACCCGGCATCCGAGGTGTACGTCCGCAACAAGGTGAAGGCGGGGACCGACGCGGGGCTGTGGGTGGACCTGCAGCGTCTGCCCGCAACCGCGTCGCTCGACGCACTGCTGGCGCTCGTCGAGCGGTTGAACCGCAGCGCCGCGCACGACGGCATCCTGGTCCAGTCGCCGCTCCCCGCAGGGATGGGGAAGCACGCGGCGCAGCGCGTGTTCGACGCGATCGATCCGGCCAAGGACGTCGACGGGTTCCATCCGGTGAACGTCGGGAAGCTGGTCCAGGGACGCGCGCATCTCAAGCCGTGCACGCCGTCCGGGGTGATCGAGATGCTGGATCGATCCGGGATCACGCTTGCCGGCGCCCATGCCGTGGTAATCGGCCGGAGCGAGATCGTCGGCAAGCCGATGGCGATGCTGCTGCTCCAGCGCGACGCGACCGTCACGATCTGCCACTCGAAGACGCCGAACCTGGCGGCGGTCGCCGCGGGCGCGGACATTCTCGTCGCCGCCATCGGCCGGCCGGCCCTGGTCACGCGCGATTTCATCAAGCCGGGGGCGACGGTGGTGGACGTGGGCACGACGCCGATCACCGATCGGGCGCGCATCGAGCAGATCTTCGGCGCCGGATCGCCGCGGCTCGAAGCCTTCGCGAAGCGCGGCTCGATCGTCGTCGGGGACGTGCACCCGTCCGCCGCGGAAGTCGCCGGGGCCTTGACGCCGGTGCCCGGAGGCGTCGGACCGCTGACGATCGCCATGCTCTTGAAGAACACCATTGCGGCCGCCGAGGCGCGCGGTCGCTGA
- a CDS encoding NAD-binding protein: MTRGRPWWIGWRLVALVIIAVHAGGTVGYVLIEGWSAWDAFYMTVITVTTVGYGEVHPLSQAGRAFTVVILLSGVGAFFYAFTLFMSLLAEGGLVERLERRRLARMLDNLRDHFIVCGFGRMGEIIASEFARQHVPFVVIERSPERLHLAMDRGYLAVEADASDEETLKRVGIGRARGLIAAVSTNAENVYAVLSARLLNPSLFIVGRAESEDSRIKLQRAGADRVISPYHLGGLQLAQTALRPAVVDFVHLATSSDNMELALEQVHIAQGSSLANQSLIDAGLRQRFGVVVVGIRRADGRMDFNPEPDTAMRPGDDLVVLGRVENLKDLGMAATQA, encoded by the coding sequence GTGACGCGCGGACGGCCATGGTGGATTGGCTGGCGCCTGGTGGCGCTGGTCATCATCGCCGTTCACGCGGGCGGCACCGTCGGCTACGTCCTCATCGAGGGCTGGTCGGCGTGGGACGCCTTCTACATGACGGTCATCACGGTGACGACCGTCGGATACGGGGAGGTCCACCCGCTGTCGCAGGCGGGGCGGGCCTTCACCGTGGTCATTCTGCTTTCCGGCGTGGGCGCGTTCTTCTACGCGTTCACGCTGTTCATGTCCCTGCTCGCCGAGGGCGGCCTCGTCGAGCGGCTTGAACGGCGCCGGCTCGCACGCATGCTCGACAATCTCCGCGATCACTTCATCGTGTGCGGCTTCGGCCGGATGGGCGAGATCATCGCCAGCGAGTTCGCACGCCAGCACGTGCCGTTCGTCGTCATCGAGCGCAGCCCCGAGCGCCTGCACCTGGCGATGGATCGCGGCTACCTCGCGGTCGAGGCGGACGCCTCGGACGAAGAGACGCTGAAGCGCGTCGGCATCGGACGGGCGCGCGGCCTGATCGCGGCGGTGAGCACCAACGCCGAGAACGTCTACGCCGTCCTGAGCGCGCGGCTGCTCAACCCCAGCCTGTTCATCGTCGGCCGCGCCGAGAGCGAGGACTCGCGGATCAAGCTGCAGCGCGCCGGCGCCGATCGGGTGATTTCCCCCTACCATCTCGGGGGGCTGCAGCTGGCGCAGACGGCGCTGCGCCCGGCGGTCGTGGACTTCGTCCACCTCGCCACGTCTTCCGACAACATGGAGCTGGCGCTCGAGCAGGTGCACATCGCGCAGGGCTCGTCGCTGGCGAACCAGAGCCTGATCGACGCCGGGCTGCGGCAGCGCTTCGGCGTCGTCGTCGTCGGCATTCGCCGCGCCGACGGACGCATGGATTTCAACCCGGAGCCCGACACGGCGATGCGGCCCGGCGACGACCTGGTCGTGCTCGGCCGGGTCGAGAACCTGAAGGACCTCGGAATGGCGGCAACCCAGGCATGA